atatgtataggtatatatgattGACAATTGACAAGACAAAGCATTATGCAACTGATTTTATAGTAACTGAAACAATGGTTTTTCCTTCATGGCACCTAACTATATATAGCGATTGGACAGTAAAGTAGTAGACTGTAGACGCAGTAGGATAAGTGAGTATAATCTATAGTTgtactctattataatattatttaactatgtatagataggtacaatactaaaatgtaaagtatattttattgtcaagTTTAAATATACTGTGAACATACCACACGTTCACTtgcagtgtacctatatgtatacacgCCATACAGTATATTTAAGACAAATGGTTACATTTTAGAGATATAGCTACTTTGATTCTAATTTCTAGTACGTATTGTTCAGAATTAAATTTGGGCTTAAATTCTGGATAAGGATACTAAGTATAAGAACTACAAAATATGCATCTGCATCGTTGGCATTTAAAAGACTAATTTTATGTTGCTCATTGatcagtattatatattattataatttataataatttactgacgtcttactaaaattataaagtgaaaatatatttatttatgaattctaAATTCTTCTCCTTCAGAATGAAAATTTAGGACCATCTAATGAGGGCATAATTTTACAATGGAAAAATAAGtagaaaatttgtattataaaaaattattattatgtttatttatttttatttgtattaagtacctagtcttagtacctacttattatttcatcattatgattataattttactttattggcgattgaaattaataaggtttaacggggacgctgtgtaggtatgatttatatgttattttactagtttcccgttacagatccattctccgccggcctgataattgataagcttttaatcgacaaaattgattattgacgattttaaatatttttaaatatataaaatataattcaataataatattattgtgtaaaatattattattggtacaaatttgaaattatattaatttttttagatcttTGGCGCTTTTGACATACGAGTATTATATTGGATATAGTTTTATGTTGGCGCTTATGTCCTACTGATTTTGGCCCAAATTACATGTAACTTGCACacctttggcgcttatgtcgTAAAGCTACGATCAGTGGCAGTGTAGGTACGACAATAACACTTGCAAACCTACGACGAAATAGACTTTGTGAACGGAACGCGAGACTCGGGCGGCGCCGGACGACCAGAACGGATAGTAAAAGTCTTCGGGCAATCTAAACTCGTACGTGGGTGGTTCGGCGAACGTCCTGATTGGCGGTCGGGTCAGGTCCACGTACACCACGGTGACCCTCACAGGCACTTCAACGGTAACCGATCGATCGCCGCCGCTGACGGTGACGGCCGACGCCGTGTAATTGGTCAGCACTCCAAGCACGGTGGGCCGCGGACTGTCGAACGGGCCCACGTGTGAGTACAACACCCGTATGTGCACGCCGTCCATCACGGCCGGACACGAGTTTTCAGACAGCGGCAACTGCTGTGCGGGCGGTTTGGCGACCACAAACGGTATCCACCTGGTCACGTCCGGGTCTCCGAGACTGGCAACCAAGGCACCTTCGTAATCTCCGAGAACTGCCATCGTCTGTAACACGATATCGcggtgaattataataataataatatgattgtgtgTGATAAAAGGATGTTATTTTCTCTCTCTCACCCACGCTCAACATTGCAAATTTGCGTTCTCCAGAACAAAAATACCGTATGTCCGTTGTCCATATGTTTTTAGCTTTAATATTcaagtgaatttacctatatcaaacttaaagttaagaacattatctgcgTTTTTATGTTGGACCTTTTcacgatatttcaatttttatgggAGTTTTAGGAGTTCTTATAGAATTATGTTCGTATTATgtgttaaaattgaaatattgtaaaaaatccaACGTAAGAATATAGTtcttaaatataagttttataatagataaattaactccaatattaaagctaacaacactaagtatatactttatagtatatatagattTGGCTAAGCGCAAATTTGTTATGTAACGCGTGAATCAGAGCGAGAAAACAAATATCCAATATTAATAACAGGCATCCTCATAAGGTTGGCACTAGACCACggttaaaatatacaaaggtatattaattaaaatcatgctcgatacataataatatgacgtatacgcaatagccaataggtacttttactattcattttaaggctttatttttaactctccaaatttatacattaaataattgacTAGGTTTTATAATTGATCTATGTTGcaacttgtaacttgtaagctTTGGTTTACTATACAATGTACTCGATATTCGATTGAGGTTGAATTACCagaaataaatgtttgtgtttactaataagtataataatttacgtgCGTGAATGATAAAAATCGTTATACCGggtttttgaacttttgaatGTCAATATAGGTACAGACTTTTTGCATAACTAcaataatactagctgatccagCGCATTTCGTTacccgtaaaaaattacaactttaaaaaaattgtgattgtttaactccttttgggtgcaaATCAGCCTCCCTGGTAGCCGGGTTGGACCTAAGAGGGTGAAAATTACTTTACGACCTATTGTTTTACCcaccaaaaatacaaaaaaattttgattaaaatcggccgagccgtttaggaggagtgCGACGACAATATAGTTGTTTCCAGTTGGTATGCACCAGAGATGCTTACAggttataatgatgataatatgataatttatactgtatagtgAGTGTATCTGTGTTTAAtctataagtatacaataaataaaaatgctgtGTCATAGTCATACTTCGTTTTGAATGTAGTTACAAATGTCTGCAAATGATACGCCGCCACTGGGTATGGAATGATCATCAGCTCTCTTGGACAACTGCATATTTCGACGTCGGACTTGGACATGACACTGGACGTCGACACTCTCCAAGAAGTTGACGGACTGCCGAGGCTCGGTGGAGTGAACACACCTACCGTACCCGTCCGTTTCTGGTAAGTACATCTTCTTCGGGCGTCGGAGTTTCACTACGTCTTTACCGGCCATGGTTACTAGCACTGGGCTCCCAGTCACGTAACCGGGCTTACCACTCCGCTCGTATGACTCCACCGCTGACCTGACGGTGGCCCAGGCGAATCGAACGCTGAACCTCTGATCGAGGTAGATGGGATGACCGGCGTCCGGCACGTCCCGGTGATAGAAGTGCACATCCACCCGGCGGACGCCCCTAGACCCGTTGTGCGTCACCAAGTACTCGACCCCGTCGACGACCCGACGGCAAATACCGCCTAAGTAAACGGGATCATAGTGCGAACGATTGTTGTTATCTCTGGTACCGACGCCGACTTTTCCAACTTGACAATCGTACGACGATCCGTTCACCGTCACGCAGTGGTGGTGCGCCATGGCTTGGATGATGACCAAATCGATTTTCTACAAATAACAAAAGTCTCAGAGTAATCACTTATCATCGATATCGGTATCAAAATCAACAGTTATTAAACATTTGCAATGGTACCTTCTAcgatataacaatttatacttttttattacacTTCTATAgatcagtttttaaaatattctacgaACCAACGAAccaattatgtaatttttatgaaatagtcGTCACTTCCTtgcaattaacataatataataaatctcgTAAGTCGTAATTAAGGtgtaaatatagaatatttactTCAGTCTTGTGAACGCTATTGTAAATGGGTTGCACCACTTTGAACAGCCCTCTTTCGCCGTAGTAGTACTTGAAGCTTAACGATGAGTTGTTATTACAAACGTCTGTCAGATTAGGCACGAACGTCTTGCAGTTTGTTTCCTTTGTTTTCAAGTATTCGACGGGTTGTTCGACACTGCACAGTGAATCGAGAGCGCTGTTTTTCAAACCTGATGAAAGGAAAACCTTATTaacgttatacatttttgttcgcCACGTGGAGGTGGTGGTTGCGTTGGATCAGGCACGGCGCTAGAATTTTTTTCCAAGGGGGacggcaaatatttttttttacatgggcTAAGGTTTTTTCAACAAACACTGaggctaataaataaaatataaatataattttcatatcatatatcataatatagctaTTAGCTGTATAGTACacaagtttttatattgtatgctttaaaagtttaaacagataaatagataatatgtatatacatttgaataattataaatattttaagaataatgtcaattattttttatgtaggtaccttatgtaagaaaatgtttaacCACAGACCGTCAACAACTATATTCATAATTAgtgctcggaagttgtaggaattgcatattgTTCTGTATGATCTTAATTTAAGCAGACCTAGCTAGAAAtttgaagtacctatacaattttattgcaagttaaaaaattaaaaattgaaaatgcatattttgcatattttgccaattttaactaaaaaagtgcatattacattgattttatactcatatttttttacatatttaacatttaacattattatttaacattatttatcattatttaacatatttttcaatttgttcgtgcatattttacctttttttagctcctacaacttccgagccctattcataatgaataatgatgtacaCAAATGATAATTTCTTTATGACTTTATTGTATCGTACATATTTGTCAGTAGTGGGGTTGGCGAGGGGGCCGAACTGTTCTTGTCCCTCCCTCCCTTGGCGCCGTGCCTGGGTAGGATACGCTGACAACTGTATACTGACCAAATGTTTTGATTTCAGAAGAATTTACGTCAGACACGACGTTAAACATCCATCGCAAAGACTTGTAAGTAAGGTCATAGTTGTTGTATATGGAGGAATCCACTGGAAGTGCAGAAGTAAAAGGATGATGTCTGCTTATGGCCTTCTCATCGCACCAAGTAAAGATGTCGCGTTTCCGAAGAGAAGTTGCTACTTGCGTTTCGGATTCGATTGTCTGTAAAACACGTTAACGAAACATACAGCTTTAaaacatatatctatatatttatgtacctacttatatattatattatacaatataggtatataattacgTCTCGTTCGGGATAGAAATAATCCGATGGTACGTTTTCGATCACCACGTAAAACAACGAAGAATCGAACAAGATTGATTCTTGCTTTATCAAAGTAGACTTCGCTTGATCGGGACACAATGTGAATGTCTTCAAATCGTGGCTAGTGCAATCTGTGTCGCAACAACAATTTATGTCACAGCTGCCGTACTatgaataataagtattataagacTTCcacacatataataaattccgtAAGGAAATTAGGTACCCTAAGTAACAATATGATGATATACGGGATAGTTTAACAGATAAAGTGGCCTATCAAGTTTTTTTACTGCAGTGGTGTTTAAGTACAAAACGATTTGGTATACTTACGATTAGGTCACAGTGGCAGTATTCATAGGGAACGAAACGAACGACTTCAGCGCCGTTTTCAGACAAGTATTTTGGCGGCGAAACACTAGTAAATTCCGTAGCGGTGGTGCCGGTGCTGGTAGTATTGGTGGCGTTTGTCACCGGCAAATACGTTTTAGTTGGTGTAGCGTTAACTTTTCCAACTGAAGGTTTAACGACGACAGTGACGTTTGAGCTGCCAAAAGTAGCGTTTCCAGAACTGTTGGCCTTGTCACCGCCAAGGGACATGACGGTTCTGTCATCAACCTCTACGACTACGTCTTTGAGCGTTGATCCTTTGGAATCGTTTCCAGAGACGTCGTAACGAACTATTTTCGGGCTACTACCCCCGACAGTGGTAGTTTTGAGCCCATTTTTTGGCGTTGTCGCCGTCGTCATTGCCGCAGTCGCAACCATCGTTGGCTGCACTGAACATGTTTCGTTGGCCACGCAGTCTTTGATGGTGGTCGTTTCGGCGTACGCACAGCTGAACGACAACGACAATAAAGCCACGGTCGTGACAAAATCCACTCGTCTACTTTTGACCATCGTTTATAGTTCCACTCCGTACCGCCGAAAGTTTCGGGCGATCACGTTCAACCGGAAGCGCACCGTTCCCAGCGACTCGGTGTGCAACCGGTACCGGTCCGTGCCACAGTATACGAAATCCGGCGACTTCAGCTGGGCGCCACCGCCGAGAAAAAATCGGCGAAACTCGTCCCTGAGATTACCTAAAAATTGTTCTCcgagttattacataatatccaCGATCAATATTGGTCTCAAAAGTTGTGTACACGAATGTATTCTGTCAAGTCTAtccggaaaaaaattataaaccaaaatcataaaacttaaaagtgatagtatatatatatagcctgCTTTAATTTGGGCATTAACGAGAgccagtaatataatattagcaattctttttttaaatttaaaatattattagaattatacTTACatcattactatataatatgtcttacaatatttgtttgaattaaGTTCTAAATCACATGAACATTACAATTTTGAACATGAATTATGGATATTATACCGAAGTAAAACTATGATTGAATTTGAAACTATAGAATTAACTTATTTCATTAAACTATTTGAGCAATTGGAAAAACAGATTCCGGAATTCGATACCTATTTGAACTTGGATCACAATCGGTCTGCAAGCGATTATTCAGCATTAATTGCTAGTACCTATTAAGTTACCCGTAAcccatatattgttttaaagtcTTAACTATTaacccatatattttataaaatttgattattatttgaaacttttaataatatgtttctatgcacattgttatattataactttatcatATACTGACCGATCGGCCGCCAAGTGTGGCAATCTACCGTGTGCGTTCCCGGTGTGGTCGGCACGTAACAAAATCCGTACCCGTAAATCTCGCTACGTCCGTAACTGTCGTAGTGATATACTTGCACGTGGAATTTAGGCCAACCTAGGAACAGAAAACAACGTTGAcatccgtatataatataaaataatgtttttaactaattacaatttgtatgagtaccagagtacctatataatacattataataaccgTAAATTTAAGaagtaaatacctactattataattatgtaccttGTATTCCTTTGGACGCGAAGTGAATGTCGATCGGGTGACACCACCAGGTTCTGCTATCGTAAGACGGCGAGTCCACTTGGGTTTGTCCTTCTTTGTGACCAGATATAATTTTCCAGTTAGTACCTGCAGAGTGAGTATGTTATGTTTAGTCATAGAAAACGGCATTACATTAAATTGACAATATTAACATaagataaactaatattataatttataagatacaaATTAATCGATTATACGCTCCTGCTTTTTGCGAAAGTttcgaaaattttataaaaaaataatgaattaataaatatagccaatataggtaataattaggtattataatcaaaatcaaCCACCTCATTACTTCAACTATAAACAACTATCGGTAAAAAGCTGCAATTTCAATAcacatatattaggtattatttgaGAAATCATTAACCAATGCACATTGCACACGATTTGGATTTCAGTAGAGTAAAATATAGGTCTATCATCCTATAATCTATACACTAAATAGGTATCGAAtctaatcgaaaaaaaatgtccttttaggctatatttatgtgtatatgttGGTACAGGAGGTATACGAGTACACACAAATATTGCACACTTACATagagtatatagtatattatatgtgtgatAAATTAATGCGAGTGCACAAACTTTATTttgcaatacaaataataatgataaaataagtaCAATAGAACAGCGTCAATAcatcattatactatatataaagaCTTATCCTCACCAGCGTGAACGCTCCATTTGCAAAATAAACTCTTGGACGGAAACTGTTCGGCGCTACACAGTTGTCCGATGATAAAAAGCTCGGCCATAACGGAGCGTACGAGATCCGCAACCCGATATGAGTTCCACTGAGTTCATTACGGTGTGTCCATGGTGTTTTTCTCACACTGGTTTACGGCACAGCCGCcgaccaaaaatcaaaattgaacaGAAATCGTGTGTATATTAAGAAATccttaaaatcataatacaatccatctataatagaaaattgtattgttataggtacatcTACCGTTAAAACCCACTACCACTGCAGTACCGCACTACTTTGTTTCTATCACTTaagcaatataggtacaactgtgttaagtataatatatattatgttcgtttACATACGAGTAAAAATTGATTGTCACGGtgaccagtttttttttaatgtataataatatattatacttcgtacctattgttgttgttgtttatgGACGAATACTCGTTGCCAAGTGACCGACTTTACCACGACCCTTTTCCGTATACATACGGTCTGCCTCAGTGCATCAGCACAGTATAGGGAAAAAATGTACACAGctagtagtacctacctataggctataactgGCTGTAAGAGAATGCATTCTAATCTGATTTTTAAgtccaacaaaaatattaagtgttCTAAGTGGTGGCCATGGGATAGATGGTaagagttaaaaatgtttataaaaaaattaatttattaaataaatgtaaaataaatattgggtTGCGAACACGGGTACCAGTAGgcaaatgtatttcaaataggCAATAgcgaaagaaaataattaacataataaaatggtaataaaatgACCTactataatgaatttatttatatatggtatcaaaaaataaaaatgggaaGAGATTTTGGGTGTTCAAaggtaaatcaattttttttttgtttttaattaacatcGGAAACAGTGGTCAGTGGCCATTATAGGCATtagtaatacttttttttattattattaaattaagttatacaatttagttttatcTAGAACTTTAAAATTAGCGTGGTGTTGTACTAATGTCCACATCAGGCCCGAGTGTTGCACTATGGTGTCGGGGTGCTGGAGGcattctataaattatgtagTTGACTGAGAGTTCTTAATTCCGTTCTGCAAGTATTGTACCTTGGTTTTTCTTCCTTTACCCATGCCCCTCTAGACATAAAcaatctataattaataacttcttTCAAAAATCTGTATAGAAGTTCAGAGTGTTTCTAAGTTATAATCACGGCCTACAAATTTTACTATtggatacataatattttccctCTGTACCT
This portion of the Acyrthosiphon pisum isolate AL4f chromosome A1, pea_aphid_22Mar2018_4r6ur, whole genome shotgun sequence genome encodes:
- the LOC100165662 gene encoding tectonic-3 gives rise to the protein MVKSRRVDFVTTVALLSLSFSCAYAETTTIKDCVANETCSVQPTMVATAAMTTATTPKNGLKTTTVGGSSPKIVRYDVSGNDSKGSTLKDVVVEVDDRTVMSLGGDKANSSGNATFGSSNVTVVVKPSVGKVNATPTKTYLPVTNATNTTSTGTTATEFTSVSPPKYLSENGAEVVRFVPYEYCHCDLIYGSCDINCCCDTDCTSHDLKTFTLCPDQAKSTLIKQESILFDSSLFYVVIENVPSDYFYPERDTIESETQVATSLRKRDIFTWCDEKAISRHHPFTSALPVDSSIYNNYDLTYKSLRWMFNVVSDVNSSEIKTFGLKNSALDSLCSVEQPVEYLKTKETNCKTFVPNLTDVCNNNSSLSFKYYYGERGLFKVVQPIYNSVHKTEKIDLVIIQAMAHHHCVTVNGSSYDCQVGKVGVGTRDNNNRSHYDPVYLGGICRRVVDGVEYLVTHNGSRGVRRVDVHFYHRDVPDAGHPIYLDQRFSVRFAWATVRSAVESYERSGKPGYVTGSPVLVTMAGKDVVKLRRPKKMYLPETDGYGRCVHSTEPRQSVNFLESVDVQCHVQVRRRNMQLSKRADDHSIPSGGVSFADICNYIQNETMAVLGDYEGALVASLGDPDVTRWIPFVVAKPPAQQLPLSENSCPAVMDGVHIRVLYSHVGPFDSPRPTVLGVLTNYTASAVTVSGGDRSVTVEVPVRVTVVYVDLTRPPIRTFAEPPTYEFRLPEDFYYPFWSSGAARVSRSVHKVYFVVGLQVLLSYLHCH
- the LOC103309471 gene encoding B9 domain-containing protein 2, with amino-acid sequence MAELFIIGQLCSAEQFPSKSLFCKWSVHAGTNWKIISGHKEGQTQVDSPSYDSRTWWCHPIDIHFASKGIQGWPKFHVQVYHYDSYGRSEIYGYGFCYVPTTPGTHTVDCHTWRPIGNLRDEFRRFFLGGGAQLKSPDFVYCGTDRYRLHTESLGTVRFRLNVIARNFRRYGVEL